The DNA sequence cagcagcATTGACCACTGGACAGCCTCAAAGGCACGCAGTGATTACGGCAAAGTGGAGCTGTCTGCCGGCAAGTTCTACGCGGATGCGGAGAAGAGCAAGGGCCTTCGACTTACGGAAGATGCTCGCTTCTATGCTCTCTCCACACCACTCCCCACTCCCATCACAAACGAGAAGAAAGACttcgttgtttctttctctgtGAAACATGAGCAGGACCTCCGGTGCGGCGGCGGGTACATTAAGCTCCTTCCACAGATGGATCCAGCTGAGCTCAAGGGGGAAACGAAGTATTGGCTCATGTTCGGACCTGACCGCTGCGGATACGACAAGAAGAttcacatcatcatcagctacAACGGCGCAAACAGAGAGTGGAAGAAGCGCCCAAGCTACCCTGATGACAAACTAACCCATGTCTACACGCTGCACATCACCCCCAGTAATTCGTACGAGTTCTTCCTTGACGGCGTttcgaaagaaaagggaacccTGGAGGCTGATTGGGATTTCCTCcccgaaaaagaaattgatgACCCCGAAGACAAGAAACCCGCCGACTGGGTGGACGTGCCAACCATCGACGACccagaagacaaaaagcCGGAGGACTGGGACAGCGAACCGGAAAAAATTGTCGACCCCGAGGCGAAGAAACCAGAAGACTGGAACGATGCTGAGGACGGT is a window from the Trypanosoma brucei brucei TREU927 chromosome 8, complete sequence genome containing:
- a CDS encoding calreticulin, putative yields the protein MLMCMRPVAVACVFVALATVATVHGAIHFHEKFSSIDHWTASKARSDYGKVELSAGKFYADAEKSKGLRLTEDARFYALSTPLPTPITNEKKDFVVSFSVKHEQDLRCGGGYIKLLPQMDPAELKGETKYWLMFGPDRCGYDKKIHIIISYNGANREWKKRPSYPDDKLTHVYTLHITPSNSYEFFLDGVSKEKGTLEADWDFLPEKEIDDPEDKKPADWVDVPTIDDPEDKKPEDWDSEPEKIVDPEAKKPEDWNDAEDGAWEAPMIPNPKSKGPWAPRKIPNPAYKGPWAPRRIPNPAYKNDEELYKIPEPLTHVGIDVWQVESGSIFKDIIIGDDVKEVLDIVKSTYDGMKKAEEDALAAFEKKKEQDKKEENKKETDGEEDKKKKEDKSDL